One segment of Halomonas sp. TD01 DNA contains the following:
- a CDS encoding sulfite exporter TauE/SafE family protein: MNPTGFDLPPLLAAFVFGLMGGAHCIGMCGGIMSALTFAVPPSMRHPARMGGLLISYNAGRILSYMVAGAIVAALGTLISLSPTARIALQAFAALMLILMALYIANWWKGLLKIEAVGRHLWRYIEPVGRRLMPVVHLPQAFTLGALWGWLPCGLVYSMLAWSLAIADPLDGALLMGAFGLGTLPALLATGLAAQQLSHLIRHPATRSIAALSIISFALWQLWTLIPHAAH, encoded by the coding sequence ATGAATCCTACGGGCTTTGATTTACCGCCCCTACTAGCCGCGTTTGTATTTGGCTTAATGGGCGGCGCCCACTGTATCGGTATGTGTGGCGGTATTATGAGCGCACTAACCTTTGCCGTGCCGCCTAGCATGCGACACCCTGCACGCATGGGTGGGTTGCTGATTAGCTATAACGCGGGACGTATTCTCAGCTATATGGTGGCGGGTGCGATTGTTGCTGCACTTGGCACACTTATTTCACTCTCACCGACTGCACGTATTGCGCTGCAGGCTTTCGCCGCATTAATGCTTATCTTGATGGCACTCTATATCGCTAACTGGTGGAAGGGGCTGCTAAAAATAGAAGCAGTAGGGAGGCACCTTTGGCGCTATATAGAGCCGGTAGGGAGACGTTTGATGCCTGTCGTACACCTTCCTCAAGCCTTCACCCTAGGCGCACTATGGGGCTGGCTGCCCTGCGGTCTGGTTTATTCGATGTTAGCTTGGAGCCTCGCCATTGCAGACCCACTCGATGGCGCTCTCCTAATGGGAGCTTTTGGCCTGGGTACACTCCCCGCCCTACTGGCAACGGGTCTGGCAGCACAGCAGCTCAGCCATTTAATTCGCCATCCCGCCACTCGAAGCATTGCCGCCCTGTCGATCATCAGCTTCGCCCTTTGGCAGCTATGGACGCTTATTCCCCACGCAGCGCATTAG
- the ccoS gene encoding cbb3-type cytochrome oxidase assembly protein CcoS: MTILYLLIPLSLILLGLAVWAFFWAVKHDQFDDLEGPAHRILFDDDENDLPPEQRAARKKTASSSQDNQEPPA, encoded by the coding sequence ATGACGATCTTATATTTACTGATTCCACTTTCACTGATACTACTGGGCCTCGCGGTGTGGGCGTTTTTCTGGGCCGTTAAGCACGACCAGTTCGACGACCTGGAAGGCCCGGCCCATCGTATCCTATTCGACGATGATGAGAATGACCTGCCCCCTGAGCAGCGCGCAGCACGTAAAAAAACCGCCTCTTCTTCGCAAGATAATCAAGAGCCACCCGCATGA
- a CDS encoding heavy metal translocating P-type ATPase, whose protein sequence is MTTTALSCYHCGNPVPEGAPWCINIDDTPHPLCCPGCEAVAHAIVDGGLESYYRYRTEMPERPDERQAVKAETWSVFDDPGLQAQFVHPEGDEGQVRATLAIDGITCAACAWLIEHRLNALDGVTSSAVNLTHHRLRVSWDPTVINLSQLFAELAAIGYDAQPYEPDQAQTRLQHEERMNVRRLIVAAVGMMQVMMFSIPIYVSGPGELSEDFYALFHWLSFALATPVVFFSAQPFFRNALRDLKTGVLGMDVPVSLAIGGAYLASSYAVLFNVGDVYFDSVAMFTFFLLFGRYVEGRARRRSGHSGNALSGVLPVSAIRLEADGSERILPASELKEGDRVLIKPGHGVPADGIIEDGESSLDESMLTGEYLPVTRRVGESVVGGSQNMENPLTIKVTHAGNSARVAGIVDLTDRAFASRPRLAQMAARMAHLFVLRLLIVTACVTVAWWFIDPSRVLWVLLSVLVVTCPCALALATPTALTAGHGQLRQRGVLITRADAIESLSNVTRVIFDKTGTLTRGEMQLTQTHPITQQHLTNSNTPLSEGHAQAIAAALEAHSEHPIARAFRPFRDATLQARNVKSVTGSGLEGTLNGATWRLGKPDFATTTALPPPGTGQWLLLSENSVPRAWFKLHDGIREDAAQTVAALQARGLEVELLSGDTQEAVESLAEQLNITTWHAGKSPEGKLERLRELQASGERVVMIGDGINDVPVLAGADVAIAMNGATDLARTRADAILLSPRLMRIFEAIDISCATRRIMRQNMMWSVCYNFSALPLAAMGLIPPWLAAIGMSLSSLVVVGNALRLTRWRTPSAPQVALSKPVTA, encoded by the coding sequence ATGACCACGACCGCCCTCAGCTGCTACCACTGCGGCAACCCGGTGCCCGAAGGGGCACCGTGGTGTATTAACATTGACGACACCCCCCACCCGCTGTGCTGCCCCGGTTGCGAAGCTGTCGCTCATGCCATCGTCGATGGCGGGCTAGAAAGCTACTATCGCTATCGCACAGAAATGCCTGAGCGCCCTGACGAGCGTCAGGCTGTCAAAGCAGAAACCTGGTCAGTGTTTGATGACCCAGGGCTACAAGCCCAGTTTGTTCACCCAGAGGGTGACGAAGGACAAGTACGAGCCACACTAGCAATAGACGGCATCACCTGTGCAGCCTGCGCCTGGCTCATTGAACACCGTTTGAATGCACTTGATGGCGTCACTTCTAGCGCGGTCAACCTTACTCATCATCGTCTACGTGTTAGCTGGGACCCTACTGTCATCAACCTCTCACAGCTGTTCGCTGAACTAGCGGCCATTGGCTACGATGCGCAGCCCTATGAACCTGACCAAGCCCAAACGCGCTTGCAACATGAAGAACGCATGAATGTGCGCCGCCTGATTGTCGCGGCAGTCGGGATGATGCAGGTCATGATGTTCTCCATTCCCATTTATGTGTCGGGGCCTGGTGAGCTTAGCGAAGACTTTTACGCTCTGTTTCACTGGCTATCGTTTGCCCTAGCTACGCCCGTGGTGTTTTTCTCAGCACAACCTTTTTTCCGTAACGCGCTGCGTGACCTGAAAACGGGCGTTCTTGGCATGGATGTGCCGGTCTCGCTAGCCATTGGCGGCGCCTATTTGGCGAGCAGTTATGCAGTGCTGTTTAACGTTGGCGATGTTTATTTCGACTCAGTCGCCATGTTTACCTTTTTCTTGCTATTTGGCCGTTATGTAGAAGGTAGGGCCAGGCGGCGCAGCGGCCACAGTGGCAATGCGCTGAGCGGAGTTTTGCCAGTGTCTGCTATTCGCCTTGAAGCTGATGGCAGTGAACGCATTCTGCCTGCCAGTGAACTTAAAGAAGGCGACCGCGTGCTCATCAAGCCCGGTCATGGCGTTCCCGCTGATGGCATTATCGAAGACGGCGAATCCAGCCTGGACGAGTCGATGCTGACCGGTGAGTATTTGCCAGTGACTCGACGGGTAGGCGAAAGCGTGGTGGGTGGCAGCCAAAACATGGAAAACCCGCTCACCATAAAGGTAACCCATGCTGGCAATAGCGCCAGAGTGGCCGGTATTGTCGATTTAACCGATCGCGCCTTTGCAAGTCGCCCACGACTTGCCCAGATGGCGGCGCGTATGGCGCACCTGTTTGTATTACGGCTGCTGATCGTTACCGCGTGTGTCACAGTCGCATGGTGGTTTATTGATCCATCTCGCGTGCTATGGGTGCTGCTCTCGGTATTAGTAGTCACTTGCCCTTGTGCACTGGCACTGGCCACCCCCACTGCGCTGACAGCAGGACATGGTCAACTGCGCCAGCGAGGCGTACTGATTACTCGCGCTGACGCGATAGAGTCACTCTCCAACGTTACCCGCGTGATTTTTGATAAGACCGGTACGTTGACACGCGGTGAGATGCAACTGACCCAAACACACCCTATTACTCAACAGCATCTCACCAACAGCAATACGCCGCTCAGTGAAGGGCATGCACAAGCCATTGCAGCGGCGTTAGAAGCGCACTCTGAACACCCAATTGCCAGGGCTTTCCGCCCATTCCGAGATGCCACACTGCAAGCACGCAACGTTAAAAGCGTGACCGGAAGCGGCCTAGAAGGCACTTTGAACGGCGCAACGTGGCGATTAGGCAAACCCGATTTTGCTACAACAACCGCGCTGCCTCCGCCAGGAACCGGCCAATGGCTTTTACTCAGTGAAAACAGTGTGCCGCGTGCTTGGTTCAAGCTGCACGATGGCATCCGCGAGGATGCGGCCCAAACTGTTGCCGCACTTCAAGCCCGCGGACTGGAAGTAGAGCTACTTTCCGGTGACACACAAGAGGCGGTAGAGAGCTTAGCTGAGCAGCTCAACATCACCACTTGGCATGCTGGCAAATCGCCTGAGGGCAAGCTGGAGCGGTTACGTGAGCTGCAAGCCAGCGGTGAACGTGTCGTGATGATTGGTGACGGTATCAATGATGTGCCGGTGCTGGCCGGTGCTGACGTCGCCATTGCCATGAATGGCGCCACAGATCTCGCCCGCACCCGCGCCGACGCTATATTGCTCAGTCCGCGTCTAATGCGTATTTTTGAGGCAATTGATATTTCCTGCGCCACGCGTCGCATTATGCGTCAAAACATGATGTGGTCGGTTTGCTACAATTTTTCGGCACTCCCTTTAGCGGCAATGGGATTAATCCCCCCCTGGCTTGCTGCGATTGGCATGTCGCTAAGCTCCCTGGTCGTCGTAGGTAACGCGCTTCGTCTTACGCGCTGGCGTACGCCGTCCGCCCCTCAGGTTGCCCTATCAAAACCGGTGACGGCATGA
- a CDS encoding FixH family protein, translating into MSDPTITPWYKQFWPWFLLGLLFSSIVVSTTFAVLSIKSYDGMVVQEDYYEHGKAINVIFAKQEQARALNLSAELRIDPLTSDIVIDLAGDARPDKLYLDLIFPTEDDRDQSFVLEHVREGRYITQGPDNLRYRWYLQLQPEQGSEADWRLIGEARFPDENTIALLPGGRSENE; encoded by the coding sequence ATGTCAGACCCTACGATTACGCCTTGGTACAAACAGTTCTGGCCATGGTTTTTGTTAGGCCTGCTGTTCTCATCCATTGTGGTCAGCACAACCTTTGCGGTTTTGTCGATTAAAAGCTACGACGGTATGGTGGTGCAGGAAGATTATTACGAGCACGGTAAAGCGATTAACGTGATATTCGCGAAGCAAGAGCAAGCCCGCGCCTTGAACTTAAGCGCCGAGCTACGCATTGACCCGCTTACCAGCGATATCGTTATTGATCTTGCTGGTGATGCTCGCCCAGACAAGCTCTATCTAGATCTTATTTTCCCCACCGAAGACGACCGTGACCAGTCGTTTGTACTTGAACATGTGCGTGAAGGTCGCTACATCACCCAAGGGCCTGACAATTTGCGCTATCGCTGGTATCTACAGCTGCAGCCAGAGCAGGGTAGTGAAGCAGATTGGCGGTTAATCGGCGAAGCACGCTTCCCTGATGAAAACACTATTGCATTACTACCTGGTGGGCGCTCGGAGAACGAATGA
- the ccoG gene encoding cytochrome c oxidase accessory protein CcoG — protein sequence MEKIPSQDITPPPVGHHTPGESTTQDMYAKRRHIYVREIKGLFQKVRRCANWALMLGFFLLPWLNWGDRPAIWFDLPGREFHIFAATFYPQEFVLLSWLLIICAFGLFFITVFAGRVWCGYTCPQSVWTFLFIWVEHRIEGSRNHRIKLDKQSMNADKAWRKGAKHTVWLVIALATGITFVGYFTPIRTLVMELPTLEAHGWSYFWVGFFLVFTYLNAGWLREQVCIYMCPYARFQSVMFDRDTLIVSYDETRGEPRGRRKKSLSHTQAREAGFGDCIDCELCVQVCPTGIDIRDGLQYECITCAACIDACDSVMDKMGYPKGLIRYTTENSLEGKKSHILRPRLLGYFTALIIMVVAFAWAVNDRIPLSFDAERERTQLYQMTREGQISNVYSLTVRNLDNEPHTYQISASGLPSLTLDNTSISVPAGESRIQVVTVLANPQDLSQPSHPITFVLQAQQDEQIRQEREARFLGNARR from the coding sequence ATGGAAAAAATACCTAGCCAAGATATTACGCCGCCGCCCGTTGGGCACCATACCCCAGGTGAAAGCACCACTCAGGATATGTATGCTAAGCGCCGACATATTTATGTGCGCGAAATTAAAGGCCTCTTCCAAAAAGTAAGACGCTGCGCCAACTGGGCACTGATGCTGGGCTTTTTCCTGCTCCCTTGGCTGAACTGGGGCGATCGCCCTGCCATATGGTTTGACCTGCCAGGCCGAGAGTTCCATATTTTTGCTGCTACTTTTTATCCGCAAGAGTTTGTATTGCTTTCGTGGCTGCTTATTATTTGTGCCTTTGGGCTATTTTTTATCACCGTCTTTGCTGGGCGAGTTTGGTGTGGCTATACCTGCCCACAAAGTGTCTGGACATTTTTGTTTATCTGGGTTGAGCATCGCATAGAAGGGTCTAGAAACCATCGTATTAAGCTCGACAAGCAGTCAATGAACGCTGACAAAGCGTGGCGAAAAGGGGCTAAACATACCGTTTGGTTAGTGATCGCCCTGGCTACCGGGATTACTTTCGTAGGTTACTTCACTCCTATTCGCACGCTTGTAATGGAGTTACCGACGCTAGAAGCCCATGGCTGGTCCTATTTTTGGGTTGGCTTCTTCTTAGTATTTACCTATTTAAATGCGGGCTGGCTGCGCGAACAGGTGTGCATTTATATGTGCCCCTATGCACGCTTCCAGTCAGTCATGTTTGATCGCGACACGCTGATTGTGTCGTACGACGAAACACGCGGCGAGCCAAGAGGTCGACGCAAGAAGTCGCTTAGCCACACTCAGGCGAGAGAAGCTGGCTTTGGCGACTGCATCGACTGCGAGCTATGTGTTCAGGTTTGCCCGACAGGTATCGATATTCGTGATGGACTCCAGTATGAGTGTATTACCTGTGCCGCCTGTATTGATGCCTGCGACAGCGTCATGGACAAAATGGGCTACCCTAAAGGGCTCATTCGTTACACAACGGAAAACTCGCTGGAAGGCAAAAAAAGCCACATTTTACGCCCCCGACTACTGGGCTACTTTACCGCACTGATCATTATGGTGGTTGCGTTTGCCTGGGCGGTTAATGACCGCATACCGCTTAGTTTCGACGCTGAACGCGAGCGCACACAGCTCTACCAAATGACCCGAGAAGGGCAAATCAGCAATGTTTACAGTCTCACAGTGCGTAACCTCGATAACGAGCCACACACTTATCAAATCAGTGCGTCAGGCTTACCTAGCTTAACGCTAGATAATACATCGATTAGCGTACCAGCTGGCGAGTCACGCATTCAGGTAGTGACCGTTCTCGCAAATCCACAAGACCTGAGCCAACCCAGCCACCCCATTACTTTTGTGCTACAAGCACAACAAGATGAGCAAATCCGTCAAGAGCGTGAAGCCCGCTTCTTAGGCAATGCCAGGAGATAA
- the ccoP gene encoding cytochrome-c oxidase, cbb3-type subunit III, translating into MNNLWGDSLSSFWSAWIIVITLGTIALSVWILFANRRTDKTPDADGNVETTGHAADGIEEYDNALPRWWFQLFVLTVIFALGYLVLYPGLGNYAGVLGWSQESQWEEEVADAEERFTPIFAQYQEIPIPELARDAEAMRVAERVYLNNCAVCHGSNAQGGYGFPDLTDDDWLYGGEPENIMMTLNNGRNGLMPAWQQLGENNIENLTQYVLSLSDLEHDAERAASGESTFLAACAACHTPSGTGNIALGAPNLTNDIWLYQAPGQSVADSVRQTLRNGRNGHMPAQAAYIGEERVHLVAAYVYSLRFND; encoded by the coding sequence ATGAATAATTTATGGGGTGACTCCCTATCCAGCTTCTGGAGCGCCTGGATTATTGTCATCACGCTGGGCACTATCGCACTAAGCGTTTGGATCTTATTTGCCAACCGCCGAACCGATAAAACGCCAGATGCCGATGGCAATGTCGAAACCACTGGCCACGCGGCCGACGGGATCGAAGAGTACGACAACGCACTACCTCGTTGGTGGTTCCAATTGTTTGTACTCACCGTCATTTTCGCCTTGGGTTACCTGGTGCTTTACCCAGGTTTGGGTAACTACGCAGGCGTGTTGGGCTGGTCCCAAGAAAGTCAGTGGGAAGAAGAAGTTGCTGATGCCGAAGAGCGCTTCACGCCGATTTTTGCCCAGTATCAGGAAATACCTATTCCTGAGCTGGCAAGAGACGCTGAAGCAATGCGGGTAGCAGAGCGTGTTTACTTGAACAACTGTGCGGTATGCCACGGCTCTAACGCCCAAGGGGGCTACGGCTTCCCAGACTTGACTGATGATGACTGGCTTTATGGTGGCGAGCCGGAAAACATCATGATGACATTGAATAATGGGCGTAATGGGTTAATGCCTGCTTGGCAACAGTTAGGTGAGAATAACATTGAGAACCTCACCCAGTACGTACTCTCCCTCTCCGATTTGGAGCACGATGCAGAGCGTGCAGCCAGCGGTGAAAGCACGTTCCTTGCGGCTTGTGCCGCGTGTCATACACCGAGTGGAACGGGCAACATCGCCTTGGGCGCACCCAATCTGACGAATGATATTTGGCTTTATCAAGCGCCAGGGCAAAGTGTTGCCGACTCTGTCCGCCAAACGCTGCGTAACGGTCGTAACGGCCACATGCCAGCGCAAGCGGCTTATATCGGTGAAGAGCGTGTTCACCTAGTGGCAGCCTATGTCTACAGCCTGCGCTTCAACGACTAG
- a CDS encoding CcoQ/FixQ family Cbb3-type cytochrome c oxidase assembly chaperone — translation MDTGTFRGLITLILIVAFIGIFIWAYSKRRKPDFDEAANLPFADDDKQPPRDKHTSPKHEVDSRHDRGDKNT, via the coding sequence ATGGATACGGGAACTTTCCGCGGTCTTATCACGCTGATTTTGATCGTCGCTTTCATTGGCATCTTTATATGGGCCTATTCAAAGCGACGCAAACCAGACTTCGACGAAGCAGCCAACCTGCCCTTCGCCGATGATGATAAGCAACCGCCCCGTGATAAGCATACTTCGCCTAAACACGAAGTGGATTCCCGCCACGACAGGGGAGATAAAAATACATGA
- the ccoO gene encoding cytochrome-c oxidase, cbb3-type subunit II gives MKHEIVEKNVGLLAVLILVAISFGGLAEVVPLFFQKQTTEPVEGLQPLTALELEGRDIYRREGCVGCHSQMVRPFRAETERYGHYNVAGEQVYEHNFLWGSKRTGPDLARVGGRYSDDWHRAHMYNPRDVVPESVMPAYPWLFENTLDGESTPAKMRALRQLGVPYDDDDIATATEEVRGTQEITALVAYLQQLGTVLEGTR, from the coding sequence ATGAAACACGAGATTGTTGAAAAGAACGTTGGCCTGCTCGCCGTGTTGATCCTGGTTGCGATCAGCTTTGGCGGCCTGGCCGAAGTCGTGCCACTGTTCTTTCAAAAGCAAACGACCGAGCCGGTTGAGGGTCTTCAGCCCCTCACCGCACTGGAGTTGGAAGGACGTGACATTTATCGCCGTGAGGGCTGCGTAGGCTGCCACTCACAGATGGTTCGCCCGTTCCGAGCAGAAACCGAGCGCTATGGCCACTACAACGTAGCCGGCGAACAGGTTTACGAGCACAACTTCCTGTGGGGCTCTAAGCGCACCGGACCGGACCTTGCTCGCGTAGGCGGACGTTATAGCGATGACTGGCACCGCGCACATATGTATAACCCCCGTGACGTGGTACCCGAGTCGGTCATGCCTGCATATCCTTGGTTGTTTGAAAACACCCTGGATGGCGAATCAACACCGGCAAAAATGCGCGCCCTGCGTCAACTAGGTGTGCCCTATGACGATGACGATATCGCCACTGCGACAGAAGAGGTTCGCGGCACCCAGGAAATTACCGCACTGGTGGCCTACCTGCAGCAGTTAGGAACCGTGCTCGAGGGCACTCGTTAA
- the ccoN gene encoding cytochrome-c oxidase, cbb3-type subunit I, translated as MSTALEHPTYNYKVVRQFAIMTVVWGIVGMTLGVILASQLVWPQLNLGLPWTSFGRLRPLHTNAVIFAFGGSALFATSYYVVQRTCQTRLFSDKLAAFTFWGWQAVILSAVVSLPLGYTTTKEYAELEWPINILIAVVWISYAIVFLMTIKRRATSHIYVANWFFAAFIITVAVLHIVNNAAIPVTPMYSTSIYAGAVDAMVQWWYGHNAVGFFLTAGFLGMMYYFVPKQAERPIYSYRLSIVHFWALIMIYMWAGPHHLHYTALPNWAQSLGMIMSIILLAPSWGGMINGMMTLSGAWHKLRTDPTLRFLVVALSFYGMSTFEGPMMAIKTVNALSHYTDWTIGHVHSGALGWVAMITIGSMYHLIPRLFGRTEMHSVNLIAVHFWLATIGTVLYIAAMWVNGIMQGLMWRAINADGTLMYTFVESVEASGPGYFVRLIGGLFWVVGMLIMAYNVYMTVKRRETIGSYSAPQAA; from the coding sequence ATGAGCACAGCACTGGAACACCCGACCTACAACTACAAGGTAGTTCGGCAGTTCGCGATCATGACCGTTGTGTGGGGCATTGTAGGTATGACGCTCGGCGTTATCCTTGCCTCCCAGCTAGTTTGGCCGCAACTGAACCTCGGCTTACCTTGGACAAGCTTCGGGCGTCTTCGTCCGTTACACACTAACGCCGTTATCTTCGCCTTTGGTGGCTCAGCGCTATTTGCGACGTCCTACTATGTCGTACAGCGTACCTGTCAGACTCGTCTGTTCTCTGACAAGCTCGCAGCGTTCACCTTCTGGGGATGGCAAGCGGTTATCCTCTCTGCTGTAGTGTCATTGCCGCTCGGCTATACCACTACCAAGGAGTACGCAGAGCTCGAATGGCCAATCAATATTTTGATTGCGGTCGTATGGATCAGCTACGCCATTGTCTTTTTGATGACGATAAAAAGGCGCGCAACGTCTCATATTTATGTAGCAAACTGGTTCTTTGCGGCATTTATCATAACCGTTGCCGTACTACACATCGTTAATAACGCTGCCATACCCGTGACACCAATGTACTCCACGTCGATTTATGCGGGTGCGGTAGATGCGATGGTGCAGTGGTGGTATGGCCACAACGCAGTTGGATTCTTTCTAACGGCAGGCTTCCTGGGCATGATGTATTACTTCGTGCCAAAACAGGCAGAACGCCCGATTTACTCCTATCGTCTCTCAATCGTCCACTTCTGGGCGTTGATTATGATCTACATGTGGGCAGGTCCTCACCACCTGCATTACACAGCGCTGCCTAACTGGGCACAGTCGCTGGGTATGATCATGTCTATTATTCTTCTTGCGCCATCTTGGGGCGGCATGATTAACGGCATGATGACGCTATCGGGTGCCTGGCATAAGCTGCGTACCGACCCTACCCTTCGCTTCTTGGTAGTCGCACTCTCGTTTTACGGCATGTCGACCTTCGAAGGGCCGATGATGGCAATTAAGACAGTTAACGCGCTATCCCACTACACCGACTGGACCATTGGTCACGTACACTCGGGCGCACTTGGTTGGGTAGCAATGATTACCATCGGCTCAATGTACCACCTAATCCCACGCTTATTCGGGCGCACTGAAATGCACTCCGTCAATTTGATTGCCGTGCACTTCTGGTTAGCTACTATCGGCACGGTGCTATATATCGCTGCTATGTGGGTCAACGGCATTATGCAGGGCCTAATGTGGCGCGCGATTAACGCTGACGGCACGCTGATGTATACCTTCGTGGAGTCCGTCGAAGCTAGCGGCCCAGGCTACTTTGTTCGCTTAATAGGTGGCCTATTCTGGGTCGTAGGCATGCTGATCATGGCATACAACGTTTACATGACTGTCAAACGTCGCGAAACGATTGGTAGCTATTCCGCGCCACAAGCCGCTTAA
- a CDS encoding alpha/beta fold hydrolase codes for MSYYADSGFVDIHPEALSDALATPAVQRFMVAGHGPLSIVGLPKVGRVMLAHGAGAGHCSAFMRQFAAMLAAQGVQVLAIDFPYMQQINEQGKRRPPPPIKQTVANFASWYALLAPLSDQPLWVGGKSMGGRVATLFASEMLGYKMLRYNVHCHGVIVAGYPFHTPRKPDKTRLEHFPAINCPVQILQGERDPFGNVDEVSGYILPDNINVSWLADGDHDFKPRRVSGLSQQVLIDEAAILAASFVRAHQAGAAGYE; via the coding sequence GTGTCGTATTACGCTGATTCTGGTTTTGTCGATATACACCCAGAAGCTTTGAGCGATGCGTTAGCTACTCCCGCTGTGCAGCGGTTTATGGTGGCTGGGCACGGCCCGCTCTCAATCGTGGGACTGCCTAAGGTTGGTCGAGTAATGCTCGCTCATGGCGCGGGGGCGGGTCATTGCTCTGCGTTTATGCGGCAATTTGCCGCGATGCTGGCAGCCCAAGGTGTACAGGTGCTGGCAATTGATTTCCCTTATATGCAGCAAATTAACGAGCAGGGTAAACGCCGTCCGCCGCCCCCAATTAAGCAAACGGTGGCTAATTTTGCCTCATGGTACGCGCTACTTGCACCTTTAAGCGATCAGCCCTTATGGGTTGGCGGTAAATCAATGGGTGGGCGTGTTGCGACTTTGTTCGCCAGTGAAATGTTAGGTTATAAAATGCTACGTTATAACGTGCATTGCCACGGTGTTATTGTCGCTGGCTATCCCTTCCATACCCCTAGAAAGCCAGATAAAACCCGCTTGGAGCACTTTCCCGCTATTAATTGCCCTGTGCAGATTCTGCAAGGTGAACGAGACCCCTTTGGCAACGTAGACGAGGTTTCAGGTTACATCCTGCCTGATAATATTAACGTTTCTTGGCTTGCTGATGGGGATCATGACTTTAAACCCAGACGTGTTTCTGGGTTAAGTCAGCAGGTTTTGATTGACGAAGCGGCCATACTTGCGGCATCCTTCGTCCGCGCTCACCAAGCAGGTGCAGCAGGATACGAGTAG
- a CDS encoding GlcG/HbpS family heme-binding protein — protein sequence MQTKAVLGQTDVIQVLDAAQKEADNNGWPVTIAVTDDGGHLLALRRLDNAAPFSADVATQKARSAALGRKETQVFEEMINGGRTAFLSAPLQGLLSGGVPIIVDGNVVGAVGISGVKPDQDVQIAKAGVSAIA from the coding sequence ATGCAAACCAAAGCTGTTCTCGGCCAGACCGATGTCATTCAGGTACTAGATGCTGCTCAAAAAGAAGCCGATAACAACGGATGGCCAGTTACCATTGCCGTCACCGATGATGGAGGGCACTTGCTCGCTCTGCGCCGCTTAGATAATGCTGCACCTTTCAGTGCAGATGTCGCTACACAAAAAGCCCGCAGCGCAGCGTTGGGCCGTAAAGAGACACAAGTTTTTGAAGAGATGATTAACGGTGGCCGCACTGCATTTTTGTCTGCTCCGCTACAGGGCCTGCTATCAGGTGGCGTTCCCATCATTGTAGATGGCAACGTCGTCGGCGCTGTCGGCATCTCAGGCGTAAAACCCGACCAGGATGTACAGATTGCTAAAGCAGGTGTAAGCGCTATTGCCTGA